DNA sequence from the Paramormyrops kingsleyae isolate MSU_618 chromosome 14, PKINGS_0.4, whole genome shotgun sequence genome:
cagcccccacccccagtgtcaGGTATTTGGGGTTTTCAAAGCCAGACCTGGAGAAGATCTTGGTGGAGTAATTTATGATCTgaaacagataaaaaaaaaaaaaaaaaaagttaatgaagcTGTTGTAAAAATGACAGAAGCTGTTTCCTCTGAGCTTAGTCCCATTTAATTACTAGTATCAGATTTTAAGAGAAGTTGTCAATACTGTGTCATGCTAGGAAATCAGGACCATTACCTGAATGCTTTTCTCATAATGTTTTACAAGAATTTGCTCTagatatgtaaataaaaatgataaaatgctaaaacTCTTACGGTATCATATATACCACTGCATCGGTGTCAAACAGCATTAAATACTTCTTCTTTTTACTTATAAGTACAGAAACATAAACAAACATATACAGCATATAAACagtaaaaatataatataaaattatacagaaatgaagaatgttaaaataaataagGCAGGAAAGAGGCATGACTATAGCGAGCTGATAAGCTTCATATAGCTTTATATATTCTGCACCATTTTGGTTTCATCACTGACCGCATTGAACCCGGAAAGCTGGCTGCCCAGATTGACAATCAGAACAATGAAGATCGGCTGTTTGTAACTATGCTTAATGAAGAACTCTCCTATTGTGACTCTTGACTGGGCGTGAGAGGCCTCCTCTTTCATTTCCATTAATTCATTCTGCACTTTGTATGTACTTCTTCTCAGTCGGCAAAGGGCTGAAataaaggtcaaaggtcactgtCAGCCATTCACggagatttttcttttttcattgttTCCTTCATAGGTTACAATGAATACCAGGCACAGTTCCATATTCAGGATTTTTCACAAGTGTAacactcataggtgtttaggcACCAGGCAAGATTATTTCACCAAGTATGGTCCCAGTAGTTCTAACTCACCTGCCTCCGCTTGTTCCTCCTTTCCACAGTTAATAAGGAGGTAGCGAGGGCTTTCAGGACAGAAAGGTAGGGTTAGAAACTGCAGGAGTGCAGGGATGAGGGACAGTGAAAACATCAAGGCCCAGTACTTTTCTGTGCCCAGCACTGTATCCAAGCCCACCACCTACAATATGTGATGTAAAGAGCTTAGTCAGGCACTCAGGTATTTTCTTGCCAAAATGAGATTGACAGTCTGCAATTAACTTGAATAATCTCACCATTCCCAGAAAAATGCCAGAGGCAAAGGAAACCTGGTTGAGTGTTGCAAAGGCCCCACGCAGTTCTGTGGGGGACACCTCCTGAATGTAGAGGGGGTTGAGGCTCATAGCCAGGCCGCAGAACAGGCCGAACACTAAGCGGCCTGCGATGAGCGCCTCCAAGGATTCAGTGGCCCTGGATATGATCATGAGGCAGGCACCCAGCACAGACAGCGAATTGGCTATCAGGATGGAGTCGCGCCTGGATTGGTCAGATGGGGAACAGACAGGGATTCTAGCCAATCAGATGGACTTTACTGCTCAGCATTCACAGTGTGTCATCATTTAGGTAAGGTGCCATTAGGTATTTGTATTCAAATCAGTCTTAAATACAAAATGGTTCTGTCTGAAAGGTGAGATTTAGAGAAATCTAGTTATTTATCATAATATATTTATGCAAATAGAAAGGCTGAATGTTGCTAAATCGTCAACCAATGTGGAGACTTGCTCTGGCCCTCACCTGCCAAAGGTATCTGCCAACCCTTTAACTCCCAGTGAGCCCAGCAAAGCTCCCAAATCCTTAATGCTGACCGCAAGCGACCAGAGCATCGTCAGGCTGCCGTCTTGCAGAAACTTCTTATGGTGAGACGTCCAGGTCACATTGAAAAATTCCTGAATTATCTTCAATGAAAAAAGAAATGCTTAGCTATGTTTTCCATTGTATGCCACTTGtattgtctttttatatattaattgaGCTTCTGGGTAAATATAGCCATTCAATGAACTGTAGTACTCTAGTATGTAACCCTGCATGCAAGTCAGACTATATACTACCTAAATGTACACTTACCAACCAAGATAAGCAATGCATGTGCATTAATTAGTGTTCCATTCACTGTATATAATGTTTTTAGTGACTCAATTTAGAAATTTAccacacaaacattttttttaattagtgcTTTCTTAGATTTATTTTAAGTCTAATTATTAAATATGCATAATAGATTATAGaggtttttaattattaaaatgaaatcagGATCAGTAGAGAACGGCAACTCGTGAAAATTGATTTGGAACCAGTAGATTTTTGGTAAAATtctgtaatttgatttgacaccTGAGTTTCCACAAACACTGACACTCTGCACAAACctccatttacatttcatttatgtGTTAGACTGTCAAACATAGAATAAGGATTCACCCACATATTAAATCAATTTCACTAACAATAACTATATTATTATGGGATGTTTTACAACAATTATGCATTTGATACTTTTTATAATTTAAATACAGGCAGCTCTCGACTTACATAAAACACATGTAAGTAAATTCGGACTTGTGCAAAAAATATCAGACACGTAAATTTACActtatcatttattttatatgtgtTCTTTAGTAAGCATTACTAGTATATTTCTAGTTTACAGGTATGTTTTTTAGGGTGTCTTGAATGACATGGGAACTTAAATCCGATTTACGTAAAATCTAACTGACGTAAAACCTGACTTACATTAGGGTTTATGGAATGGCTTACAGTCGACCCTTCCACATCACAGGCGTCAGACATGCAGGCCCCCCGCGATCTTGTAAAAATCGTGTAATTTTTTCGGCCCCCTTTGGCAAGCAGAGCAAAGCAAAATGAAAGGATACAAGAAATGCAGGATACAAAAATCACTGCGAGATAATCATGCGAGAGGCTGCCGTAAACACGCCTGACATCCTCCAAACCAGCATTGTGCATAAATTGTATAAATTTATGTTACAAAAGCTTTTGTGTCCCCCTCTGCTGGCCTTCACGTGTCGTCTGtggcttttgcaaaactcctgAAAAATTCCCACTTTATGCCAAACCCACGAGATATCAAACCACCATGGGGATAATCGCAATGCACTCAGATTGACTGTACTTACACCAGTCGAGAACTGCCTGTATTGATGAGGAATACATACAGCAGAAATGCTGGGTATCCTTACCTTGGCTGGGGCATTGACATTACCGGTGTGGTATCCAATCTGGAGAGAACCTAATACTGCTGCTCCAATGGACATCAGGAGAACTCGGGTCATGGGGCTCTGGGCCCAAACCAGGAGAGACCAAAACATTTATCACATGACAGTTAATTCATCATATTTCTCTACAAGTACTAATAATGAATGTCAGATATTCTCATTGCCAAACATTCTTCAGGTAAAGAAGATGCACTGACCTTCTTCATATCCATTAATTTTGTGGGAAGAGAAATAACTTCCTGAGAAAGGAATGACTGGTTACTTGGTGTTTGAAGATAAGACGGAAGCTTGGAAGTTCATGGCTATTTAGGACTAATGCCCATGATTATCACATTTTTTATAAGCCAAAGTcttgtgcaaaagtcttacgCAGTCAGTGGTTTAAGAATATTTGTCTGGGTAGTAAACGTATATTTACTCTGGAACAAAaccaatttaacattagaacatatgcaaattaagagtaacacaaaacaaacaagaaatcTTCTTTTCTCTAGGAAGTTACTGATATGGGTGGCTGGTTCTATATATTCATTCtatatattcattaaatttcaccaccagctcaattcaCTAATTTACTTAATTTGTTATATAACTCAATGAGGTACTGATTTGCCAAATATGGTGGGGAAGTGCTCAAGTCAAAAAATGCATTGGTGTATTAGATGGTTGATGTAAATATTGGGATGATTTTACAAGAGATTCTGAAATATGAAAGCTGTCACACTTTGACATGCACAATATCATACTTTTAcgccaacatgaagatcatttaaacatcactTTCTTCGACTAAAGATTTTGCACAGTAATATATATCACAAAACTGCACACTTCGACACATCTAGTCCTTACATGAGGTGGTAACTTATATGACATGCATTACGTAGCATATGCATTATACCTTATGTGTTACTGCTATTGTTTTAGGGCTCCAAGCAGAGTTAGTTGCAGGATCcctttagtttttattattattattattacctgcTATGTGTATATTAAAAGGGTATtgatgaaattaaaaatatttaataccTGACAATATTTTCAAGTGGTCTGTGTCCCCACGTCCCttatttctgtctttctgtAAAAAATCAGCATCAATCCAACGTCAGTTATTTTATCGCTGTCTTTGTGTCTCTTGACATTTGAAGACATGACAGGTATTTTTCACAGCAGAGCACAGACTACAGGCAATGTGTTGATGTAATAGGCACActgtaatactgtaatgtaaCAGTGTAagacataacattaaatttatCACATTAAGGTTACCAACCTTTAAATATCTTGATTCTCTGCAGAGTCTTTCGGTTATTGTGATTTGTTTGTATGTCCAGCCGGTCTGTGCCAGATTTGTTTGTGCCGTTTCCATCCATAGGTCTCAGCGTCCGCCCAACGCCACACGGTCTGGCCCAGCGCGATAATGTTTGATCCTCACTCCCCCTGGCCTCAGACCAAAATCCCATGTCTCAAACTCCTGTTCTCCACGGCTTCAGTCCTATAGCAGAGGTGACAAAGTTGCACCTGCCTGGCGAATTTGAAACTAGTCTGAAAAAAATGTCCGCAAGGGGTCAAAGTTCTCATTACAAGAAAAGACAATCAGGTACTCTGTTCTCCCGTCTGGATGTGCTTCTTATGCGACATTGTATCTTTAattagaaaatatttaaattcaCTACATAGACAGGGGCAAGTAACAGGCTTGCTTAATGCTAATTGGTTGGGTTCCATTTGCCAAGGTATCTATTGTTTACAGGTGTATTACATTAAACAAAATGTCACAGAGCACTGATAAGAATAACTCTTTCCTTTCAGCCTGAACACtcaatatttaacaaaaatacagtatattaaagGATCAATCCCGTCTCTCCTTATAGACACTGATTTTGGAAAACTTACACAGCCAACTAGGCAAGGCAGTGAGTTAGGTGGTAATAAACAGTTAAAATTGACTCTGGATTGTTCACATCCAGATGTCACAATTCATAGATACATAGTTTAACAAGCAAACagaaatttttaaaaacagccAAAATACAAACTgagtatgtattttattttattgctttaaatttaatataaacataaaactGTCAATGTTGAATAAAATCAAGCTTTCTCTTTTTTAGTTTCAGTCTACACTTACTGGTGGTACGTACTTTGGTATCCCTGAATAAATTGCGACTGATATCAAAAATGTTCAATACAATGATGCAATGAGAAGTTGGAGGGACACTGTGTGCTGTTAACATGGGATTGATGAGTAATGTGTGCTATTGGtggacattttaacattatacTGTAAAACTTCTCTGTCTAACCTATTTATGATCACCATTAAACTACTAAGAACTGAGACATTTTATGCATAATAGAAAAGCTTCATTCAGTTTAAATTGTTCTGTCAGAAATATGATTTTGAGACGTTTAGCTTTATATCTACATGCATTTGTATTGTTAAAATTTCAGAAACAAAGTAGCCTACTGGACAATATTTTCACAGCATCCAGAGTTAGCTGGAATAGTAAACTAATACTGGCAGGCAGTGATTACTATACTCATGATGTCAGGTTTAATCCCAGGCAGatatatattttgcatttcTCATTTCTGACTCTGTGACTCATATATGTATTATAGTTGGTCTCCAGGAGCACTTTAAGTTTGACGAGTTGCACATTCAGAGATTcctttctgcacaccactgtGGCACTAAGCTGTTATTTTTACACTTGTGGCCGTTCTGTTACCGTTAACAAGTCTGGCCACATTCTTCTCTCATGTTTTCAGCCACAAAACTTCCActgactgtatgtgtttttattaattatacTATTATCTGCAAAATTATGGTAGACATACAGGCTGTTTCTGAAATAGTTTACCCACCATGACCGATATCAACAATTATACCATGTTTAAAATAACTCAGATTACGCATCTGCTAATATTTAGCCAGACAGTAACTGGATGTCTTGAACCTCTCTGTGTGAAATATATTCAGTGCGCACAGGAAGTCTTGAGACAGATGCtcaattctgtaaaaatgttgcaaatgtattggtttcataacaaaaattGTTGTGGCAATTGTTCTTCTCTTCTGATAACACATTGCTATTATACCCTGTGTCCTTCAGTAACTGTTCAGTAACTTATTGATAAGTACAGTTTTTTTGCTTATGTAATTATCATAAGCTCTTTCATTGATAAGGTAACAATATCTTCATTCTCTTATTGAGTTTGGATAcattgtacagtggtaccttagaACACAAACTTAATTGTTTCCAGAAGGCTGGTAGAGTTGCGACTTGGTCGAGGTCCAAGTcgaatttccccataagaaatactgtaatgtaaattaatttaatccattccatagccccaaatgattgcctatttaaaccTACAGaagtggacaaatttgttggtacccttccacaaaaaaacaaaaaatatctctgaaataactttgtttaatgacatcccctattgtttattccataacacaaatcagactttgcttttgattattgattcagttgaatattttttataattaaacaaatggCAGGGACAAAAAAGATGGTAcctttaatttaatattttgtgctACCACCTTTTGCCgcaatcactgccaacaagcaATCGCTGTGCT
Encoded proteins:
- the LOC111856239 gene encoding solute carrier family 2, facilitated glucose transporter member 1, which translates into the protein MDMKKSPMTRVLLMSIGAAVLGSLQIGYHTGNVNAPAKIIQEFFNVTWTSHHKKFLQDGSLTMLWSLAVSIKDLGALLGSLGVKGLADTFGRRDSILIANSLSVLGACLMIISRATESLEALIAGRLVFGLFCGLAMSLNPLYIQEVSPTELRGAFATLNQVSFASGIFLGMVVGLDTVLGTEKYWALMFSLSLIPALLQFLTLPFCPESPRYLLINCGKEEQAEAALCRLRRSTYKVQNELMEMKEEASHAQSRVTIGEFFIKHSYKQPIFIVLIVNLGSQLSGFNAIINYSTKIFSRSGFENPKYLTLGVGAVNVTFTVVAFFLVERAGRRKLLLIGFLSLAICNLLMTITDTLLHTAPALCSLQVLLVFILISAYEVGPGPISWFIGAELFDQPARPIAMAFTSMLNFGGKFLLALLFPPLLKVCGAYVYLLFMTVALLALSYTFLRLPETKGRTFDEIAAEFRGTEGIPLHNQSGFNTFT